The sequence CCCGCCGCCTCCCGCCCCCGTGATCTTCGCCCCGTAGGCGCCGCTCGCTCTCGCGGCAAGCACGAGTTTGCTGCTTGCGGGATGCCCTACGCCGAGCGCTTCCAGGAGGGCGTTGTTCATGTCCATGCACCGCCCCAGTTCCCTTGGGTGGTTGATGTTATGGAGGGCGGCAAGCGTTACGGCTCCGATGGCATCCAGGATCGGGTTTGCGATCTCCGGGTGCTTCTTCTGGAGATTCCCGACCAGTTCCACCATCTTTGCGGTGCTGTGCGGCACCATGGTGTTTCCTACAACGATCTGCAGGCCCTGTGGGGGAAGTCTCCGCTTGGAGTTCCCGGTGATGAGCACTATCCCGCCGCTTGTGGAGACATAGGTGTCGGTGGGGCTCGCCCTCCCTTTCTGGACTTTCTTTTCGATGGCAAACGCCATATCCGCGATATCTTCACGGGTGCGCCCGAGACCGAATTCATCGTTGATCGCACAGAGTGTCGCCACCGTCACCGCGGCCGATGATCCGAGTCCTGACGAGCTCTGGAGTTGTGAATGGACGTAGACACTCCCCCGGACGCCCATCCGCCTGAAACATTCGTTGATGTAGGGCGACCTGGGTCGTGTCGGGTTGCGGGATTTCCTTACCGTGACGAAGACACGGGGTTTGATCGCCATCGCTACCCCGGGCTTTCCGTAGACCACTGCATGCTCGCCGAACAGGAAGACCTTGCCCGGCGCGCTCCACGTTGCCAATTACACCACCGCTATCGCTGCATACCCCACTACCTGATTGAAGTCCCCCGTCACATCACCGCTGGTCGTATACCGTAGCAGTTCCCCTCTCGTTGCGCCGAGCGTCCGGCAGGTGATGCACATGGCCGCGATCGGGCCGTAGCCGCACGCCGTAGCGCCGGTCTCCCGGAGCCGTCGATAAAATTCCGGTATATCCAGGGTTTTGAGCGCATCAATCGCGTAGAGGTCCTGTCGGCGGGCCGTCTCGTCCGGGACATAGTGGGAGAAGTCGCTCGAGGCGACGATCCGCACGTTCCTGCCCGTGTGTTCTATCGCCCGGAGCAGGTGCTCAGCAAGGCTTGCCGCTGCTTCGTAACTCTGGTCTCCCATCATGACGGGCGCAATCCTCGCTCTCGGGAACCGGTACTTGATGATAGGCACCTGCACCTCGATAGAGTGTTCATTCCGGTGCGACGCCTCATCTATCTCGATATCCAGCGCGTCGACAAACTCTGTATCGACATCGACGATCCCAAGCGGGGTCTCCCACGGTACGGCGGAGGCACAGGTCATGTACCCCCGGTGACTTGGACCGATGACAACAAACGTGCCGTCGAAATCAGGCGGTATGGTAGAGAAGGCACAGGCTCCAGTCTCCCCGGAGTAGACGTAGCCCGCATGGGGAGCGACGATGCCCCGGGCATCGATGCCCGGAGCCTTCTTCTGGAAGAATGTCTCCAGCAGTTGCTCCAGATGCCGGGGCTCGGCAGGATAGAACATTCCTGCTACACTGCATGGGCGCATATCCATCTATATTGGAGCTTCTTTGTGCCTCTGTGTCTTATAACTCTGTCTCAAAGTCTTCGGGAGTGAGCGACGTGGTCACTCCACGCAGGCGGAGCAGTTCCTTTGTCAGGAGGAAGTAGATCATTGAGAGCGCTTTCCTGCCCTTGTTGTTGGTGGGAATGACCAGGTCGATGTACTTGGTCATGTTGTTGGTATCGCAGAGGGCGACGATCGGGATGCCCGCCTGGACCGCCTCGTTGATCGCCTGTGTATCACCGATCGGGTCGGTCACCACGATCACGTCCGGCTCGATGTACTTATTTAAGCCATGTAAGCGCTGGTTGGTGAGCATCCCCGGGATGAAGCGGCCGATGACCGCCATGCCGCCAACGGCGTCGGCGAACATCTTCGCCGGGTACTGGCCGTACTGCCGGGAGGTGACGACCAGGACTTTTGCCGGCTCGTACTGTGCGAGGAACTTCGCGGCGGTCTTGATCCGCTCATCAGTGGCCTGGATGTCCAGGATGTACAGCCCATCTCCGCGGACGCGGTAGATGAACTTCATCATATCCTTGCTCTTCTGCTGGGTGCCGATGTGCACGCCTGCTGCAAGATACTCTTCTACGGGTATCAGTGGTTCTTTCAGTTCGATTTCCAGTTCGTTTCCGGTCAAGCTAGATCAGCTCCTCTATACGAATCAGTTCATTCAGTTTGGCAATCCGTTCCCCGCCGACGACGCCGGTCTTGAGGAATATACATTCGAACGCAGTGGCCAGATGGGCGATCGTTGCATCGGTGGTCTCTCCGGACCGGTGACTCATGACCGTCTCCATGCCGCTCTTCTGGGCAAGACGTATCGCCTCGAAGGTCTCGGTGAGCGTTCCTATCTGGTTTGGTTTGATCAGCACGCAGTTTGCCGCGCAGGTCTCAACGCCCTTCGTGATCCGTTCAACGTTGGTCACGAAGAGGTCGTCCCCGCAGATCAGGCACCGGTCCCCGACTGCTGCCGTCAGGTCTGCGAACGCCTCGAAGTCCTCCTCGAAGAGGGGGTCTTCGATGTAGATGAGGTTGTAGCGGTCGACCAGGTCTGCCATGTAGGCGACCTGTTCCTCGCGGGTTCTCACGGCATCCTTGTAGCGATACTGCTTACCGTCCCAGAGTTCGCTTGCCGCCACGTCGATTCCCATGCGGACCTCGATGTTTGTCTCGTCAGAGACGGTAGCGATCGCTTCGCTGATGATCTCAAATGCCTCGGTGTCGGATATTGCGGGTGCCCAGGCACCTTCATCTCCTTTACCTGAGAGTTTGCCCTGCTTCTGCAGGATCGCTTTCACGGTCCTGTGAACGGCAGCGTTCACAAAGACCCCCTCCGATGCGCCGGAAGCGCCGGTGGGAACCACCAGGAATTCCTGGATGGATGTAGCGTTTGGGGCGTGCGCGCCTCCACCGATGACGTTGCCCAGGGGCAGGGGTGTCTTATCGGCGAATGCACCGCCCAGGTAGTGGAAGAGTTCAAGGTCGAGAGACGATGCAGCCGCCTTTGCACACGCAAGCGAGAGCGCTACCGCGACATTTGCGCCGATCGAACTGAAGTCGGGTGTCCCGTCGATCTCCCGCAGTCGTGCGTCGAACGTGATCTGATCGCGAGTGTCCTCACCGATGAGTGATGGAATCAGGTGCTTCTCTGCATCCCTGACAGCCTCCCGCGGCGGCCGCACCTTTGCCTCATAGGTCCCGGTGCTGGCACCGCTGGGCGCCGCAGCCTGGCCAAAGCCGTAATCTGTGTGGACTTCGGCCTCGACGGTCTCGTTCCCCCGGCTGTCCAGGATAACTCTTAAGATAATCTCTTCGATGGTCGTCATCAGATCACTACTTTCTCTTCACCGTTATAGGGATCACGCCTTGATCAAACTCTTCCAGTGCGATCTCGAGCGGCTCTGTATTCATCGTTTTAATCAAAACCGGTGCACCCATCGATATCTGCAGAGCACGAGCCCCTATAATCCGCGCTCGTTCGTATCGGGTATAAGATTCCATCGTGCAGCCTCAAAACTTTAATAATAAAATGGGGTCGCTGAGATTTGAACTCAGGTTACAGCGTCCCGAACGCCATAGGATGTCCAGGCTACCCTACGACCCCTCACTGATACGGATTCAGGTCCTCCACTATTTCCTTGTGCGTCAGCAGCATCCGCCTGCAACAGTAACGTTCCAGGCCGAGATCGTCGAGGATCCGATTTGGATCCTCGCCCGCATCCCGCCGCTCCTTGAACTCCTTCCAGGCTGGAGAGATGACCTTACCGCATGTAAAACATCGTACGGGTATCATAATAATGTACCTGCTCTCCTTATATCCCTTTTCCCATCACCGGTAGGATTTCTGGTATCTTGCCCGTGCACCAGGACCGTGCGGCTTCTTGGACTCTTTCTGCCGTGAGTCATTCACGAGCAGCGTGCGGTCGTATGCCAGGAAGGCGTCCTTAATCTGCGGATCGTTGTGCCACTCTACAATGCCGCGCGCCAGCGCCGTACGGACTGCCTCGGCCTGACCCACTGCACCGCCGCCGGAGACATCGATTGCTGCATCGACGCCGTCGAGTGCGCTTGGAACCAGCAGCAGGGGTTCAGCGATCTTCATGCGCATCAGTTCTGTCCCGTAGACCTCGAGGGGCACGGAGTTGATGCGGACCCGGCCGTTGCCGGGTTTCAGGGTTGCCCGCGCAATTGCCGTCTTCCTCTTACCGCTTGTATTGATGATCTTTGCCATTCCGTCACCTCATTTCAGTATTTTGCTCCGAGATTGGTGCTGATCGCTCCAACCGTTACATACCTCGGGCTGCTCAGCCGGTCGATGTGGGCCGCTTTGGGAGACTCTCTCTCCATCGCGGAGAACTCAACCGGAACGCCTACGTAGACCTTGATCCGCTTGAACGCGGCGATACCCCGTTCGCGCTTGTACGGGAGCATGCCGCGGATGGTGCGCTTGATGATATGGTCGGGCCGGCGCGGGTAGAACGGGCCGCCCTCGCGGGATCCGCGGTTGCGCTTCCTGTAGTAGTCCGCGAGCACGTATGCCCGGTCCCCGGAGACGATTGCCTTCTCCGCGTTCACGATGGCGATCTCCTCACCGGCGAGCGCGCGCCCTGCGACGACGCTGGCCATTCTTCCGAGCAGTAATCCGTCTGCATCGATAACCGTAACCATTCGTCTCACCTGAGGATCCGTACCCTGCTCCCCTTCGGGTTATCCCGAACGAGGTCCTCGATGGTCATGCACGTCCCGTTGGCGCCGGTGATCTTGCTCACCGCGGCCTCGGAAAAGTCGAGCGCGGCGACCTTCACCGGCAGGTTGAGTGCGCCGCTGCCGAGCACCTTGCCCGGCACCAGGATCGTCTCGCCTTCGTTTGCGTACCGGTCGATCTTGCTGAGGTTCACCTCGGCGTAGTTCTTCCGGGGCGCATCCAGCCTCTTTGCGATCTCGCGCCAGATATTCGCCTCATGTACGCGCGACGCATCTCTCAGCGTCACGATGAGGGCAGCCAGCCGGGGGTTTGTTTTATTCTCGGTTGTCTTCTTCATTCAGTCCCCTCTCCCGTAATCTCGTTTATCACGTCTACCAGGTCATCTGATGTTTTCTGGATATACTCGAGCGCTCTCTCGATGATCTCCCGGACGGGCATCGATCCGTCGCTTTCCACCACAAAGATGTATTTCGTCTCATCAGCACCGATATGGATGGCCGCCTCAGTGCCGATACCGCCGGCAAGGCATGCCCGCTCACAGAGCCTGCAGAGGGAACAGAACTCCTGCCGCCCTCCGATAACCCTGACTTTTCCCTGCCCGGCCTCAAGCACGTCACGCGGACACTCGTCGACGCACATGCCACACCCGTCGCACTTCTCGTCGACGGTGATCACCGGGTAGTTCTTGTAGCCGCAGGCGGTCGTCGCCTGCCATTTGGCATGCTCTTTTCCGGTGCCGATGACGGCGTATGCCTCAAGCACGACCTTCTGGTCTTTGTCAAGGTCGATGATGGGGATCTCCTCCTCAGCCGGTGCGGCATCGGGATCCTGGGGAATCAGGTCGCTTGAGTAGACCGTCTTCGGCCCCTCGACGGAGAGCGTGTAGGTGGCGGTACAGACCGGGCAGCCTGCACCCTCACAGGTGCACTCTGCACGGGTCACGTAGCGGTCCAGGTCGGTCCGCAGGGGTATGAGCCCCAGACGGTGTGCCAGCATCTCATCAAAGAGAACGCTAGTGTTATCGTAGATACGAATGTCCTCGATGGCGAGCGTTGGCACTTCGCTCATCATCGCCCGCCGTAACATATTGGCGAACGAAGTGGAAACGCTGCTTATGGTGAATTTAGCGACTCTCTCATCCAGTCGAGAAAACGCAATCTCCATTACACTCTCCTTCCTCTCCGGCCGCCCTTGCCGCGGATGCTGTCGTGGGGCACCGGGGTGACATCCTCGATGCGGCCGATCCTCATCCCTGCACGGGCAAGGGCGCGGATCGCTGCCTGGGCTCCGGGACCTGGGCTCCGCTGTTTTCCCCGTCCGGGTGCGCGTACCTTAACGTGGACACCGGTGATTCCCTTGTCGCGCGCGTTCTGGGCGACCTGGGTTGCCATCTGCATGGCTGCGTAGGGGGAACTCTCGTTGCGGTCCTGTTTCACGACCATGCCGCCGCTGCTCTTGGTCACCGTCTCGGCCCCTGAGAGGTCGGTGATGGTGATGATGGTGTTGTTAAAGGAGGCAAAGATATGTGCTATGCCCCATTTTTCGTTTGCCATGGTGTTACCTCACTCCTGCACGGGCGATCCTGGTTCTCTCAGGATGAACGTCGTTTGTGAACGGAGAGGGACCGTAGTAGGTGATCTCAGACTCTTCGATTCTCTCGACCCGGTAACTCGGCACGGTCACCCGGCGACCCGAGATCGCGATGTGTCCGTGGGTGATGAACTGGCGGGCCTGCTTTGGGGAACGTGCAAGCCCCTTCCGGTGGACCAGCGTCTGGAGGCGGCGGTCGAGCTGCTGCTCAACCTTCAGGGCGAGGATGTCGCCGAGATCAGCGTCTTCACCGACGAGGCCGTAGCGGAAAAGGTGGTTGATGAGCTGATCTTTCTTCTTCTGATACTCATCCAGATTGATCCCTGCTGACCGCAGTGCCACCAGTTCACGGGCGGCTGTCCGGTATTTTCGCAGGACACTCTGGGCCTTCCAGACTTCACGCTTGTTCCGGAGCCCGTAGTCGATGATGAGTCGCTTTTCGTCCTCGAGCCTTGTCTTCTCAAACCGCCGCTTGGGCGTCGCGTACTGCTTGTAGTTCTTTCCGGGATATCCCATTCAATCACCCCTTTACTCTTTCTTTCTGCTGACGCCGACAGTCGTGCCCGTTCTTCCGGAGGCTTTGGTGCGCTGGCCGCGGACCTTCTGTCCGGTCTCGTGCCTGATGCCGCGGTAACTGCGCATCTTGCGCATACGGTTGACGTCATCGTCGTTGGTCATGGTGAGGTCGGTCCCGAGAAGGTGACGGGCCTCTCCGGTGTAGACGTCCTTTGGACGATTTAACATCCAGTCCGGTACCTGTTCGGTGTAGGCATCGACGGCGTTTGCGAGTCGTTCGACCGATCCATCGTCCAGCTTGCCGAGCACGGCGCGAGGGTCCACATTGGCAAGGGCGGTGATGGTGCGTGACGTGTGCGGACCAATGCCCTTGATGCCGGTCAGTGCGATGTGCACAGCCTTCGTGCCGTCGAGATCAGTATTCCTGATCCGAACAAAGTATTTTATCTCTTCTTCATCCATGTGATTGCCTCATCATCGACGTTGTCGGTGAAAGCGCTGAGGGAGGGATTTGAACCCTCGAGTCCCAGGGGGACACAGGTTTAGCAAACCTGCGCCATACCAGGCTTGGCTACCTCAACATAGAATTTCGCATCTCTCGATACTCGCAACACCAGAGGTGCTGCTCCAGACACAGTATTCTATGACTTGTGCTTACTAATTTTAGTGTGGTGTCTTAATAAGAGTTTTGGTGTTGGGGGTAGTGCACCAGGACATCTCCTGATCCCGCGAAGAGCGTGTGATTGCCACCCCTGCACCTCCCTTCGCGACTTCGCGCTCTTCGCGTGAGGCTGTATCGTTATCCCATCCACCTAACTCACGCGAAGTCGCGAAGGACGCGAAGTTTGGTAATGGGTGTAGATAGTCCCCGTCAAGGCTGGTATGAAAACCCCCTCCGGGTATGGAGAGCGTCCCCTCGAAGAGGCCGCTATAACCATACGGGCCAGCCATCGCCGTTTTTCATGCTCATGGCACGCTTCGCGTGAGGGAGCTGGTTCAGGGAGGCACCAGAGCATCACGCTAAAGACGCGGGAGAGCGCGAAGCACCGTAGACGTCTATAACAGCTGCCCTTCGTGGCCTTCTCGCGTTCGAGGTGGCGATCAGCCTCACACCCGCATCGGGCCATCGTTGCGGGCAGCCCGCTCGACGCCGCTTCCGATGAGTGCCGACGCGACGATAGGCAGCGCAATCGTGGCATCACAGAAGCACTGGACACGCGGGGACTCCGGCGCCTCCTTGCCCCAGCTGATCGCCTCCTCAAACGTGCAGCCCGAGAGCCCGCCCCAGTGGGGGGCGTCGGTGGTGTACTGGATGGCGTAGGCATGCCCGCCGAGATGCTGCTCGTGGATTGAGGCGATGACCTGAGTCTGCTGGATGAAGTTCTTCGGCACGCCCCCGCCGACGTAGATGACGCCGGTCTTCTGCGACTCCTCGACCATGCGCGTGATCTCGTCGGTATCGGCGAGCTGGTCGATGTCGACGTCAACCCCGCGCCGGCGTGCCATGACGAGACCGATGCCGATGGAGGAGTCGCCGAGAGCGGGGATGAAGATCGGAACATCGTATTCGGCGCAGGTGGCGATGAGCGAGCGTCCTTCTGGCCTCCGCTCGCGGAGCCAGTTCCCGAGGCGCCGGATGAACTCCCGCGAGGAACCGCGGAACGGTGCAACTTCATCGGCAAACCTGGCGATCTCTGCATCAACGCTGCGGAACTCCTCTTCATATGCAAAGACGTCGTAGATGCGGTCGATCCCCTCTTCGAAGAGCGCCTCGTCGTCGGCATGGTGGTGGCCGATGTAGTGCCGCACGCCAAGGTGCTCGCAGGTGTCATGGAAGATGTTTGCACCTGTGGAGACGAGGACATCGATGTAGCGGTGCCTGACGAGTTCGATGAGCACGTTCTGCATACCTGCCGGGATCATCGCGCCCGACAGGCCCATGAATATCGTGCAGTCCGGATCCCTGACCATCCTGGTCCAGACGCCGAGTGACTCCCCGAGTTTTCTCCCCTGGAAGCCGGTCCTGCTCATGGACTCAAGGAGCGCCGTTACATCCTTGTTCGGTTTGACTGGCTGCGTTGGTTTCATGGAAGTATCCAGGTATCTGTTTCTGGTTGCGGAGCCTTAATGCTTGGTGCCGGGGCGGAAAGACGGGGCAGATGGAGGCCCCGGCACTATCTCATATCGGGTCGGGTGAGGGGCTCCGCGCCGGGGTGGGCGGCTGCGGGTGGGGGTTGGGTTTTGATAAAGCATTGGAGGCGCGACTGCCGGACCGTTGTGGGAACATGGGAGGAGGAGAAATCTCACTTCCGGGCAGTGGGCCGTGGTGGCTATCGTCTTTTGGGGAGGAACTGACGGGGAGGGAGAGCATCCCCCTCCCCTGTCCGCCATCTTGAATTGTCGGTGCTCATGCACTCGACGTGCCACCGGTACACACTCGAAGACTTTCGTTCTTCTCAAGTTCCCGCCCCTTGGCTGGTCATTTCATGGAGGCGATACCTGATGTGGACCGGTTGAGAGGCCCGGAACGAGAACATTCACTGGTGGATGAGACATGAGCGCTAACAAGCGTAAACCCCGCCAGATGCCGGACAAAATGGCTGGGCACCCGCTCGAAAAAGGGGTGGTCTCCGCCCCTCTCAGAGGGCCTGGATGAGTGAGTTTCTGGTGACGATGCCCGTGATTCTGCCGTTCTGCATGACCGGGACGGAGCTTATGTTCTTCTTAAGCATCAGGTCGATGACATCCGAGACATCCGTATCCGCATCCACGGAGATCAGGGGCGTGCTCATGATGTCACGCACGAGGAGGTTCCTGATCCGGAACTCCTGGCGGGTCCCCTCCACAATATCCTTGAACGCGTACAGCGCCTTTGCGACGTCGGTCTCCGTGACGATACCGAGGACGTTGTCGCCCTCCTCGACGATGAACCGGTCGATATCGCCGTCCAGCATCCTCCGCCGGAGGTGGACGGCCCGCTCCTCGACCTGGATGGTGTATGCCGGTTCCATGACATCCAGGAGACCGCCCGGCGGCCGGAGCACTCGCAAGAGATCGCCGGCCGTCACCTGCCCGATGAGGCGGTGATCGGAATCAAACACCACAATCAACTTGTAGTGCTGGAGCAGCGGCACCAGGATATCGATGTTCTGGTCTGGGTATGCGGAGGTGAAGTTCTCCTCAACCGTGTTTGCAACATGGATAGATGTGGCTTTCATCGCCTGGGTCTTTCTGCTCCCGAGCGTCTCGGCGATCGCCGCACGGGACGTCGTGCCGATGACCGTGCCGTTGTTGGTCACGATGAGCGGGTCGACACCCTCATTGAGCATCTTCTCGAGTGCTTCGCTGACAAAAGCGGACTTTGCGATGGCGATGGGTTTCGCCATCACGTCCCTGACCAGTACCTGAAATTTGTCGCTCATTTCGCCACTACCTTGATGATATCATCTCTCTTGAGCAGACCCCGGATATCTCCGTCCTCCACGACCACAAGGCTGTTGATCTGGTTTTCGAGCATCAATCCGACCGCATCCTGCAGGGATGCGCCGGGGGGGACGGTGATGACCGGGCGGCTCATGATGTCCTCTGCAACTGCCGATACCTCAACGACGTACCTGAAGCGTTTCTGCCCTGCCGGCTCCTCCTTCCTGAGGTGAGTAATATCCTTCCTGGGCAGGTTCATCCGTTCATCCAGGTACTCGTAAAATGCAAGGTTACTCTCCGTAATGATGCCGGCAAGGCTACCATTATCGTTAACGACGATAAGTTTATCGTTTTTCCCTTTTATCGTGTTGATGACGTGGTCCAGCGAGTGGTAGCGGCTGACCGTGATCGCCTCTTCCATGATCTCATCGACCCGGGCAGAGAGGCCGCGTACATGGGCTGAACGCATGACGTCCAGTTTGGTGACGATACCGGCTACCTTGCCGTTCTCGACCACAGGCAGTCCTGATATGTCGCGGTCGAGCATCGTGGCTGCAATGTCATGGATGCTGGTCCCCGGCATCACGGTGATGGGGTTTTCTGTCATCAGGATGCTGACCGGGATCCGGTCGATGGGGCGCCGCCGCCACAGCGGTTCCGTCTGCCTGAGCCGGTAGGCGATGTCCTTCTTGGTGAGGATCCCCCGGAGTTCATTTCCTTCCATGACGGGGAGCCTTGAGACACGGTGCCTGAGCATCAGGTTTCGCGCATAGGCGACATTATCGGTCGGTGCAATGACATACACCGGAGAAGACATTACATCAACAGCACGCATACGATTTTCTCACTCCTCTGCAAATGCCTTCACAAGATCATATTCAGTTACGAGTCCGACAAGGTGCGAATCCTCTATGACGGGGAACGCCCCGATACGCCTCTGGATCATCTCGATGGCGATGTCGTGGATGTTCCGGTCCGGGGTGGTGGTATGGAGTTCACCGGAGAGGAGCGACCGCACCGGTGCCCCCATCACCTCGGCCGAGTCTCCGGTCGTCAGCTGCTCAAACACCTTGCCCTTGCCGAGGTAATTCATGATATCGGTTGCGGTAACGATGCCGCAGAGGACATCGTCCACGACGACCGGGAGACGCCTGAACCTGCACTTCACCATCTCTTCGCAGACCTTGCCGATCGGGGTATCGGGGCTGGTGACACGTACCGACGACTTCATGATATCCTCCACTCTGCGACTCGAGTTCTCGGTGGTGAGCACCTTCATCACGTCGCGCTCGGTCACGATACCCCTCAGGTTCTCTTCGGCGTCGATGATGGGGATTCCACCAATGTTCCGGTTGATGATGACATTGACTGCATCATCGATGCTCCCGGTGACGGGCATGGTCACCGGTTGCGGCGTCATGATCTCGCGCAGCCCCTCGTTGATGGCAGCGAGGAAGTTGCCCTTATGCTTCACCTGCACGAGGTTGAACTTGTCGCCGCCGCCCATGAAGTTGATGATGTCGCTGACAGTTACGATCCCCCTGAGGCGGTGTGTTCCGGCATCAACGACCGGCAGCCTGCGAAACCCTTCCCGGGTCATAATCTCGACTGCCTGGATGATCGTGGTGGTCTGCTGTGCTGTGATGACGTTTCTGGTAGCGATCGCCATGATCTCGCCTTCATATCCGGCGATCCTTGTCTTGAAATCGACAGGTCCGCGGTTGAGTTTGCCCGGCATCTTCAGGAGCCTGTCAGCCGGTTTCTTCTCTGAATGATTTGGGTTCGGTTGCATGGTATCACTCCTCTGGGATTGGTATTCGAAATGCTCTCATGGGATTAGGCAGCTAGAGACATCATGACGGTCGATGATACCGACGATTCTCTTCCTCTCATCAATGACGGGGAGGATGCTGATATCGTGGTCGACCATCAGTCTTGCCGCCGTGGCTACCTGATCATCGGGCGTCACGCTGACGACGGGCGTCGTCATCACCCGGTCCACGGTGGTGTCTGCCTGGTTCTTCACCGATATGCGGACGTTTCCTGCGCGCAGGAGATCCCGGCGGGAGATGATGCCGATGACCTCGTCCTTCTGCACCACCGGGAACGCAATAAAGCCGCTGGAGACGATCAGGCTATAGATCTTGTGTATGGGATCCTCTGGTGCACAGGTGATGGGCTCCCGCGTCATGACGTCCCCGACCCTGCCGGGGATGTTGCGGCGCGATATCAGGACCGGGAAGAGTTCGGAGAAGAGCACTCCTCCCAGGAGCACACCGTCTTCGTCGACGACTGCAGCGCTATTGGTATAGGCATCCATTATGGCACGAGCGACCTCTGTGAGGGGGGTATCCCGGGTTACCCGGGCTGCCTCCCTGACAAAACCCTTGATAGTGACGTTCGATTTGGTATCCACCACTCTGAGGACGTCGGATATATCGAGATAGCCCATCAGGCGGTTTTTTTCATCCACGACGTAGAGTTCGCGGAAGACGTCGTCCCGGAGGACGCTGCGTGCTTTCGTGACGTGGTCGTCGTAGCGCAGGACGGGAATCTTCACCATCAGGTTTGAGGCCACTTTCATAACAACTGCTCCTCCTCCCGGCAGACGGGGCAGAGCATAAGGTTGTCGACCCGCGAGAGGTCGTCGGACATGTTCCCGCACCGGTCGCAGACGCCCATGGTGTACTCCTCCTCGCGGTTGATCTCGATGAGGTCTGCCAGCAGTTCGTTCAACTCAGCCGCGACAGTGAGAATATCCCGGACTGTCACGATCCCGATGACCAGCTGGTTCTCAACAACAGGAAGCCTGCGGACGCGGTGCTTCACCATCATTGTTGATGCGTCACCGACCAGTTTGTCGGCACCGATCGTGATCAGCGGGGTGCTCATGATCTCGCTGACATGAATACTGCTCGGTTTTAAGTCTTTTGCCACGACTTTACAGTTGATATCCTCCTCTGTGACGATCCCGATGGGCAGGTTATTTTGTAATACGATACAACTACCGACCTCATCGCGGCACATTGCCTGTGCCGCCCGGGCGACTGTCTCCCCCACATCGATGGTCGTTGGATGGCTCCGCATGACCTCCCTGACTGGAACGCGTGTCTCGAAGTGGATGGTATCGTTATTGTTCATCATGGGATTCTCCTAATCCGGTCGTTATAAGAGCCGTTCATCCTGGTCCAAGTGTATCTAGGTTTTGACAGTATAAAAGAATTCTCACGC is a genomic window of Methanoculleus bourgensis MS2 containing:
- a CDS encoding 30S ribosomal protein S11; the encoded protein is MANEKWGIAHIFASFNNTIITITDLSGAETVTKSSGGMVVKQDRNESSPYAAMQMATQVAQNARDKGITGVHVKVRAPGRGKQRSPGPGAQAAIRALARAGMRIGRIEDVTPVPHDSIRGKGGRRGRRV
- a CDS encoding 30S ribosomal protein S4, which produces MGYPGKNYKQYATPKRRFEKTRLEDEKRLIIDYGLRNKREVWKAQSVLRKYRTAARELVALRSAGINLDEYQKKKDQLINHLFRYGLVGEDADLGDILALKVEQQLDRRLQTLVHRKGLARSPKQARQFITHGHIAISGRRVTVPSYRVERIEESEITYYGPSPFTNDVHPERTRIARAGVR
- a CDS encoding 30S ribosomal protein S13, encoding MDEEEIKYFVRIRNTDLDGTKAVHIALTGIKGIGPHTSRTITALANVDPRAVLGKLDDGSVERLANAVDAYTEQVPDWMLNRPKDVYTGEARHLLGTDLTMTNDDDVNRMRKMRSYRGIRHETGQKVRGQRTKASGRTGTTVGVSRKKE
- a CDS encoding deoxyhypusine synthase, whose translation is MKPTQPVKPNKDVTALLESMSRTGFQGRKLGESLGVWTRMVRDPDCTIFMGLSGAMIPAGMQNVLIELVRHRYIDVLVSTGANIFHDTCEHLGVRHYIGHHHADDEALFEEGIDRIYDVFAYEEEFRSVDAEIARFADEVAPFRGSSREFIRRLGNWLRERRPEGRSLIATCAEYDVPIFIPALGDSSIGIGLVMARRRGVDVDIDQLADTDEITRMVEESQKTGVIYVGGGVPKNFIQQTQVIASIHEQHLGGHAYAIQYTTDAPHWGGLSGCTFEEAISWGKEAPESPRVQCFCDATIALPIVASALIGSGVERAARNDGPMRV
- a CDS encoding CBS domain-containing protein, whose translation is MSDKFQVLVRDVMAKPIAIAKSAFVSEALEKMLNEGVDPLIVTNNGTVIGTTSRAAIAETLGSRKTQAMKATSIHVANTVEENFTSAYPDQNIDILVPLLQHYKLIVVFDSDHRLIGQVTAGDLLRVLRPPGGLLDVMEPAYTIQVEERAVHLRRRMLDGDIDRFIVEEGDNVLGIVTETDVAKALYAFKDIVEGTRQEFRIRNLLVRDIMSTPLISVDADTDVSDVIDLMLKKNISSVPVMQNGRITGIVTRNSLIQAL
- a CDS encoding CBS domain-containing protein; this translates as MRAVDVMSSPVYVIAPTDNVAYARNLMLRHRVSRLPVMEGNELRGILTKKDIAYRLRQTEPLWRRRPIDRIPVSILMTENPITVMPGTSIHDIAATMLDRDISGLPVVENGKVAGIVTKLDVMRSAHVRGLSARVDEIMEEAITVSRYHSLDHVINTIKGKNDKLIVVNDNGSLAGIITESNLAFYEYLDERMNLPRKDITHLRKEEPAGQKRFRYVVEVSAVAEDIMSRPVITVPPGASLQDAVGLMLENQINSLVVVEDGDIRGLLKRDDIIKVVAK
- a CDS encoding CBS domain-containing protein — protein: MQPNPNHSEKKPADRLLKMPGKLNRGPVDFKTRIAGYEGEIMAIATRNVITAQQTTTIIQAVEIMTREGFRRLPVVDAGTHRLRGIVTVSDIINFMGGGDKFNLVQVKHKGNFLAAINEGLREIMTPQPVTMPVTGSIDDAVNVIINRNIGGIPIIDAEENLRGIVTERDVMKVLTTENSSRRVEDIMKSSVRVTSPDTPIGKVCEEMVKCRFRRLPVVVDDVLCGIVTATDIMNYLGKGKVFEQLTTGDSAEVMGAPVRSLLSGELHTTTPDRNIHDIAIEMIQRRIGAFPVIEDSHLVGLVTEYDLVKAFAEE
- a CDS encoding CBS domain-containing protein, with translation MKVASNLMVKIPVLRYDDHVTKARSVLRDDVFRELYVVDEKNRLMGYLDISDVLRVVDTKSNVTIKGFVREAARVTRDTPLTEVARAIMDAYTNSAAVVDEDGVLLGGVLFSELFPVLISRRNIPGRVGDVMTREPITCAPEDPIHKIYSLIVSSGFIAFPVVQKDEVIGIISRRDLLRAGNVRISVKNQADTTVDRVMTTPVVSVTPDDQVATAARLMVDHDISILPVIDERKRIVGIIDRHDVSSCLIP
- a CDS encoding CBS domain-containing protein, which produces MMNNNDTIHFETRVPVREVMRSHPTTIDVGETVARAAQAMCRDEVGSCIVLQNNLPIGIVTEEDINCKVVAKDLKPSSIHVSEIMSTPLITIGADKLVGDASTMMVKHRVRRLPVVENQLVIGIVTVRDILTVAAELNELLADLIEINREEEYTMGVCDRCGNMSDDLSRVDNLMLCPVCREEEQLL